The segment GGTACTTGCGGCGGGACTGGACACGGTCAGACGGAGCACGGTGTGCCCGCCCTGCCCGATCTGCGCGGTGAACGACACCTCGCCGACCCGCGCCTCCTGCAGAGCGTCCAGTACGAGGCGCACGGCATCGATCTCGACCTGCATCCCCTCGATCCGGGCGGAGCCACCAGCAGGAGAGGCCTGCCGCTCGACGCCCAGATCCCAGCCCTGCACACTAATGCGGCCCGCTACCCGGGTGGGAGGGACACCGTTGCGGCGCAGACCGTCGGCACGCTGGAGCTGCAGCACAGGCGCCCAGGTTGCGAAGTCGAACAACGACGCACCTGAGCGGGAGAAGGATCTTCCATCAGTCATGACCGGACCGTACGTGTCCCCGCTGACATTGCCCCCGAACGGGCCGGAAGCCAACGGGGAGACAGCACTCGGCATGAGCGATCCGTCTTTGCCCGGGATCGGCGACGGAGCAGAAGCCGTGGCGAAGTCTCGAAGGCCGCCCGCCGCGAGGCGTACGCCAACGACCAGGGCCAGGCGACCTCCCTGGTCGCCGTTACCGCCAGGTCCAACCGTTCCAAGGGCGACCAGGACCCGGCGCAGTGGCTGCCGCCCGCCGCCGACGCCCTCTGCCGCTACACCTCGGAGTGGCTGGCTGCCAGACGCCGCTGGGGGCTGAGCATCCACGGGGACGATGCGGAGGCGGCTGTTGTTCATGCCGGCCGGGTGCCAGGACGCGACCGTGACCTAGCGGGCAGTGCCGCAGGCCGGCCGCACACGTCGCAACCACCTGCTCCTGCAGCAAGTTCGTCTCTCGCGGAGGAGACATCGTCCCTGGACGACTCCGATTGTCTCTACTCGGGTACGGCGAGGAAGGCGATCATCTCCAGTATCCCCTCCCGGTAACCGTACTCACGGCCAGTCGCCCGAGGACCTTCAGGTCGTTCGGGGTGAGGTCCGGTGAGGTGTCGTACAGTCCAAATCTTGCTCGTCCTGTCTCATCGGAGCTTCCAGTGTGCAGGAGGTGCCGTGTGGAAGGTCCCGGGCCGGTGCACGCCGGTGATGGTCTTCTGCTGCCGGTTGGGACGCCTCCAGGAAACCACCGTGCTCGCCCCGCTGATCGACCCCAACCAGCACTCCTGCGGCACCGTCTACCCCATGGCGTGTCCGAGTTCTCCCACTCGGAGAGGGCGTTTACCTCGTCGGCATGAAGTCCTACGGCCGTGCCCCCACCTTCCTTGCCATGAGCGGCTACGAGTAGGTCCACTTCATCGCCGCCCACGTCGCCGGCGACCAAGAGGTCGCCGAACGCATCGAACTCACCCTCCCTGTGACCGGCGTCTGCGGCAGAGCGGGCCTCTTCGGCGATCCGGAAGCCGCCGAGACGACCGGCGGCGGCTGCTGCGCCGCCCCGGCCACCCTCACCATCGGCGCAATGCGCCGGCCTCCTTCGGCGGCTGCTGAACAGTGCCCGGCCAACGAGGCCTGTCAGGTGCGGGTGAGGCCCAGGTGATCCCACTGCTCCAGCAGCGTCCCTGCCGGCAGCGCAGCACCGTCGGGGCCAGTCGCTAGACGGGCATGTCGTAGGAGGCGCATGCGAGCAGTTGCTCGGTGACGAGGTGGGGAACGAGCAGCGCGGTTGTGCCAGCCCTTCGGTTGAAGGCCACCTGGTAGGTGGCGATGACCGCTGCCTCCCACAGAGTGAGGGGGTCGCGTTCCGGCTCACTGCGGCGGGTTCGGGGGAGGGCGGGTGCCTTGACTGCCACCAGCTGCCAGGGCGTGCTGGCGGGGCGGCCGGTTTCTTCGCACGCCTGGCGGATCCAGTCCGCGGTGAGCCGGCTGAAGGCGGCGTGGGCGTCGGGCTTGCCCTTGTGGCGCGGCCGAAGGCATCGCTGACGACGGTGTAGACAGCAAAGTCCTGATCTTCCCGGCGGCGCCAAGACCAGATGGCTCGGCGACTCCACTCGTGCCAGGCCCGCCGGAAGGTCTTCTCCGCTTTCGCTCCCAACCCGGCGAATCCGGGATCGTCGGAGAAATGAGGGGCGGGCATGCCCCGTACGGCAGCTGCCTCCAGCAGGCGGACCGGCTGCAGGAGGGCCGCGAAGGCGCGACGCTCGGCGTCCAGGACGTCGGTGAGGCGGTCCTGCAGCCCGTCGGCCCACGGGGCGAGGAACGGGTACTCGGCGACTGCTTCGTTGCTCCGAGTCAGGTAGCAGGCCCTAAGCGGCCGCATCTGCTGCTGCGGCTTACTGCCGAGGTGGCCGAGCAGGAGGGACTTCAGTTCATCTCCACCTTCGACTCGGACAAGCTCCAGCGGGCGCAACTCGCTGTCTGCATCGCCGACCCGACCAGGGTTCTGCACAGTATGCAGAACCAGCAGCGCATCGCGCGGCGCCGGGCCACCTTGACGGCTGCTCCGCTTCTGCAACGGCCCGGAGCGTGCTCGCTACTTGGTGGTGGTAGCCACCCGGCGGTGTGCCCCGCCAGCCCCGCCAGACGGTCAGGGGAACAGCCAGAGCCTGTCCACCCAGGCGATCTGGATGAAGCGCCCCTTCTCTGCGAGCCAGGGGTAGGGGGTGCGGAACCGCGTTAGGTTCTCCATCGATACCACCGGTGCGTTGAGTTGCCCCGCGACGTTGAGTACCGCATGCGAGGACGTCGAGGAAACGGCGATTACGTTCCCTTGGGCGATGGCCTGGTCCAGTAGGTCCCGTTCGTGGTGCTCGACCGCCTCGGACACATCCGTGCCGATGACCGTGACAATGCGCCGGTTAGGGAAGCGCTGTCCGATCACTGCGAGTGCGGAGGTGAGCAGCCTATAGCTTGGCGGTCGCCGTGATGCAGGGGTGCGCCCTGCCGTCATGACTCCTCTGCCGTCGACGACGAGAGCCGCAGTAGCCGGCCTGGGTTCTTCCACCTGTGGTTCGGCGTCCGTCTGGGCCCCACCGGCCTTCCTCGCGTTGCTGTCGGAAGCAGGCTCTGTGATCCGTCGGAGCAGCCGTTCCAGCTCACGGTCGAGGCCCTGCTCGATGGGCGTTCCGTCGGGTCCGAAGCAGTCGAGTTCCTCGTTGAGGATCTCGCAGCCCCCGTGCCGCAGAACGGCTCGGATCTTGAGGATTCCATCGCGGTCGTACCGGTAGTCGACGTCGAAGAGATTGGCTGAGGGATCGGCCGCGGGCTGGGGTACGGGCAGTTCGATCCGTGCGAGCGGGAACGTGCGCTCGTCATCGGCGGCACGAGCGCTGTCGCCCTCGACGATTTCAAGGACGACTCTTGATGCACCGCGAACGGCGGGCATTGCACTGCGGCTGCCGCGTGCGGGCAGGGTGGAGTAGCGCGGGATCAACGTGGCGAATCCGCGACGGCCCCCAGCCTGGAAGGCGAGCCCCAGATCATGGCTGGCGGCCACCGAGATGGTGGTCCCCGGGACCAGGCCGTCGATCTCGGCTGCTGTGATCGCGGCTCCGCGGGCGACTGCCGTCATGGGGTTGCATAGACGCGCGTCGACGACATCCCGGACCAGTGCCGCCTCGACCTCGCGCCGGACCATCGGGATCTGCGAAGTTCCACCGATCATCAGCACGGCGTCGAGCGCGCCGGGGGAGAGCCCCACGTCGTTGAGGCACTCCTCCAACGGCACTAGAGCTCGCCGTACAAGAGGTTCGACGGCCTGCTCGAACTCCTCGCAGTGGATGACCACCGCTCGGCCGCCGCCGGGCGGCTCGAACAGGACCTCCGTGGTCCCTGGCTGGGACAGTGCGATCTTGGTGAGCTCTACATGACGGCGCCAGCGAAAAGCTTCGGCGCGCGTGAGGTGCTCAGGCCTCGTACCGAGCTTGGGCAGCACGAGCCTCACCAGCGCCTCGTCGAATTCGAGTCCGCCGAGGGCCGTGATCCCTCGTGAGGCGATCTCGTCGAAAATGCCGTCGTAGTGCTCGAGAACCGTGATGTCGATGGTGCCGCCGCCCCAGTCGAAGACGAGGAAGCATCCTTCGCCGGGGTACTCGTGGGCGTAGCTGATGGCCGCCGCGGTGGGCTCGTTGATGAGCGCCTTCACCTTGATGCCGGCCAGGCGGGCCGCGGCCCGGGTGCGGTAGCGGGCCGCGCCGGTCGCATTGGCGGGGACAGTGACGACGGCCTCGTCCATCTCCCGAAGATTACGGCGGACCCCGGCCCGCATCTGGTCGAACAGGGAAGCCGCTACCGTCGTACTCCGATAGGGCTCGTCGCCCAGCCAGACGTTGTGTTCTTCCGGCACTGACAGGCGCGCGCCCTCGTCTTCTTCGGAGGAGGCCCTCGGCCTGGAAGCGAGCATGCGCTTCACCGCGTCCTGTGGTGTATTCGTACTGCACTTCGCGGCCCATCCGAAGCACAGCGTTCGCTGCACGTCGCGAATAGAAACCACTGAGGGGAACAGCTCGTCGAAGCCAGGGCGGTTCCACTCGGCGGGCAGGCCCCCGCTGTCCACCCGGATCACCTCAGTGCCGTGCCCCGTCCAGCGTGCGACGACCGAGTTGCTGGTGCCGAAGTCGATCCCGAACGTCATCCTCTGCCCTTCGACTCGCCAGTGTCATCTGCCGGCAGCCGCCGTACGGCGCCACGCTGGACAACGCGGCCGGTCACCGTCTCGACGTACGCTGGCGACAGAACCTCGTAGCTGGCCGCGTGGCTGTGTTCCTGCGAGTCGACGACGTCGAACGGCGTCAGGTTGGTTGGCGTCGTCAGGCGAGTGAGTCCCGCCCGCTTCATCTCGGCGTCGACGCGCAGGCGCACGGCTTCGATGTCGTCGGTGCCCCATGCGGTGCGATCGATGAGCGCGAGTTGCGCGAGCTGCTGGTCGCGGACGCGAGTGGCGTCGAGCACAGCGGTCCTCAGGGTGTCGTCCACCGCTGCCTGGACAGCTTGACGCACCAGTGTGCCCACCTTGTCGGCGGTGGACATGGCCACGCGGATGGCGTCGTCGAGCTCTTCGGTGAGCTTGCGGGACAGCTCCTGTGATGCTTTCAGTCCGGCCCTGGAGGCTGCCTTGTCCACCTGAGAGGCCAACTTCACGGTCAACTTCTCGAAGAGCGCGCCGGGGTCGGCGAGCGCGTTGCCCACCACGGGAGCATGTCCGTCGTGTTCCTCCGCAACGTCAAGGTCCCGATTCCTGACGGTCTGCTGCGTGGCCGTGTCCGTCCTGGCGTCGGATCCGGCTTGTCGGCCCGACGACCGGGGCTGTTTACCCTGCGCCTTCGGCTGGTCCCGGGCGCCACCGGGCCTGGAACGGGAGCGCACTCCCTGGAACTCGGGGATGGAGTTGAGAGGTTGCCTCTTGTTTCTGCTGCCCATCAGTGGTCTTCCCTCATGATTCTGCCGCGGCTGACGATGTCCCGAGCCGCTTCGGACGCGGTCCAGTTCCGTTCTTCGGACGTACTTGGGTCCGTGCGGCGTTCCAAGGGGCGTATCCGCGGTTGGAGAACAGGTGAGTGGACGCGCGGGATCCGCAGGAACTGTTCGTCCAGGGGAAGCTCGTACAGAATCTCAGCCTCCCTGCCCATTCGCCCGGCCATCTCGCGTCGCTGGACTCGATCCTTGGCGTTGTTGATGTACTCCAACTGCTCGGCGGGGACTTGACCGCGCAGATTTCGCCAGCCGTGGCGCCACTCAGACGAACCGTGCTCGACGGAGAGGGCCAGATACGGGTTGAGGACGTCGTGAGGTCTCGACTTCTGTCGCAGAGCCTGCAGCAGATCGCTGAGTACGATCATGCGTCGGCGAGCCTGAGGGTCCACGCCTCCGCGACGCCGAGTACCGCGCCTGAGTACCTCTTCCAGGAGCCCGACAGCTCGGTCCAGTCTGTCCCGGTCTCCCGGACGAGCAGTCAGGAAGTAGACATACGCCAACACCGCGCGTGCTTCCCGGCCCGCTTTGCCGGCTCCTGCTCCCTCTTTCTCGTTGCGTAGAGCGATCGCCTGCTCCACCACGCTGCGCAGGACGTCCGGTGCAATGTCGGGTTCAGCTGCCATGGCCCAATGAGCCTCGTCGAGTAGCCGGTACAGGCGTCGCGTGCCGGCCCAGTAGTGGAACTTGGACGAGCCGGACACCAAACGACCATTCGGGAGACAGTCCTCCAGTAGGAAGAACAGTCCCGGTTCTTGTCCCAGCTCAGGTCCCACGGCAGCTCCGCGGCGTACGGCCTGAAGCGAGCGGACCAGCCGGGACAGATCCGGTGGGAAATGCGTGTCGCTGAGTGGCCCTACCTGGTCGAGCGCATTGACGTCACCGTTGAGCAGCGCCGCACGCAGACTCCACTCGTCGTGCCGCCCATCGACCGGAAGGACCTCGGCCCCCTCCATCACGGCGCGCCGTCGCAGCTCACTCGTCCATGCGAGGGCCTTGACGTCGGAGGCGCCGAGTGCGCCCGGCGACAGGCGGGCCGTTACATAGCGGGAGCGGTCGTCGTGGTCCGGCCAGCTGGCCAAGTCGGCCCGTGCATCGAGCCTCCCGGAGTCGATGAGGTCGTCTACAACGGCCAGTGGGAGCTTATGCACGAGGCGGCGCCACGCACCTTTGGAGAGGACGGCACGGGTACCCGCCTCGTGAGCCTCGAGGAGCAGCTGCCATGAGTCCAGCTCGGAGGGATCCACCGGGGGAGCGGGAAGGCGGCCGGTGAGAATTGCCTCGGCCCGCAGGGATTCGTCGTCGCTGAAGACAGGCATCCCTGCCGTTGTGAGATCGGCAAGATGTGCGAGGGCGCCGAGGGGCGGGAATGCGGCGGAGATGCTTTCCCGTACGGCGTTGGCGACGTACTCCATCGGATCGCTCAAGCCGCCGGCTCGCATGAGTACGTCGTGGAACATGTCCGCGGCCCCGGCCTCTCCGCCAACACGATCCAGGACGGTGACGAGGCGCGCGGGCAGCACCAGCGGTGCCGGCGGGGCATCCGGTGTAGCACCTGCCACGCCGAGATCGCCGGGATTGACTGCTCTGCGACGAGCCCGAAGAGCAGGTATCTCGCCTCTCTCCCGGGCGAGCCGTCGCTGTCGGCGCTTCTCCCGCTCAATCTGGCGAAGCTCCTCGGCACTGGCCTCGTTAACAGACTCCAACGACATTTGATGTGTCTCCCCGGCGAATACGACCTGTAACCAGCCCCATGTCACAGGTGTTTCGATTCGGATCGTATGCCAGGTTGGAGGGCCCGGTGTAGCCATTCCAAAAGGTCGTCACCGAAGGGTTTTGGGCTGGCTGCCCATGTCGGTGGGAGGCCGATTGCGTACAGCCTCTGGGGGGCTACGGCAACATCGGGAGCTGCCATCTCGATCCGTGTACCCCGCCCGCAGGCAAGCTGACTGCGGGCGGGGTGAGATCTGCTCACTCCTCAGCGGGCCACTCGTACAGTGTGGAGTCCACATCCGTGTCCCGGATGCTCTTGAGTCTGACGTGCGTCAGAGGCTCTACTTCGAAGCGGTTCACAGGGTCGGTCACGAGGCGGAGGGTGGGGGCGCCGGTGCCCTCCTCCAGATGCGAGGCGATGACCAGGGTGTAGTTTTCCCCTTCGGATAGTGCCCGCACGAATTCGGCACGAGTAAGGGTCAGTTCTGGCGGGACGGCGCCGCCGTGGGCCTTGATCTCGTAGTAGCGCCCGGCCGAGTCAAAGGCATCCGCCCCAAGTCCCGAAACGCCACGCTGGTCCTCCAGTTCGATGCCCTGCTCCCGCAGGATCTGGCGTAGGGCTCGGATCACGAGCCGCTCCTTGTCCGAGTCCCGGTAGCCGAGCGGTGCGAACTGCTCTCGTGGCGAGGCGCCGCCGGGCCGGGGTTGGGGGAGTGAGGACGGCCGCCGTTTGCTTCCGCCGGGTCGTGCGGATCTCGAGCGGGACGACATACCCGGATGCAGTGGCGGAGTACCGGTCTGGGTGACTTTACGGGACCGCTTGTCGAATTCGGTCGCACCCACGAGGTGGCGCACGGGTGCCAACTGTTCCGACTGCGGAGGTGGCGGCGGTGCGCTCGGCAGAGGTGCGGGTGGAGCGTCGGGAGCGGGGCGCGGCGCCGGTACGCCGTTCGCGGGTCGTAGCGGCACGGGGCGTGATGCGGGGGCGGACGGCATCGGACGCGAGGGCGGTTTCTCCTGCTCCCGTCGGCGCAGCTGCTCGTCCAGCCGCTGACGGTCTTCTTGGTCCTGCTGCTTGGTCGAGCTGAGGGCGTCTTCGCGGACGGTCTCCACCAGGTCCTCCTCCCATACATCCCGCCATCGGTGCCCAACGCGGGTCCGCTCCGTGGCGAAATGGGAAGCGATCGCCGCCCCCGCACCACCCTTGGCGCTCAGTGCCTCGACGGACCGGATGAAGACGGTGGCCTGTTCGCGGTCGATCTGCGCGTTGATGGGGAGCTCGATCGGCTCGTGCCCGCCGCCCGGTTCCAGCCGGATCCGCAGCCCGGGATGGAGCCGTACCTCCAGGCCGGCCAGCCAAGTCCAGCCGGTGAAGTTCTCGGCTACCTCGGGCTCGTCACGGACAAGGAGGTCTTGGAGGGCGACGACGGCTCGGCGGAAGTCCTCAGTGAGAGTGCCGTCCGGCGACAGGTCCTGTCCTCCGACGACTTGCGCGCCGACGACGTCCAGCGGGGTGACCCGTAGCAGGCCGAGCAGCGAGGCGAACTGCTGGACGTCCCCTCCAGGTTTCCAAAGAGGCAGCCGTTCTGCGAGGGCGCGTTCGAGGCCGGAGTCGTCCACAGCGAAGACCGGCCTGGTCTTGGTCCACCCGGCCGTGGTCCACAGCGGCAGCGGGCGCAACTTGTTCCGCAGCCCGAGCTGGACCTGTCCGTCATTGGAGGCGACGCGGTCCCGCAGGCGTCGTAGGGCATTGAGCATCACCTGCTGCTGCCGGACATCAGGCGCGCTGCCGGCCTGCGCGATCTCCTTCAGCACGTCGGCAAGGTCCTCGGCGCCGGGCTCACTGATGTCAAGCACCCGCCACAGTGGGTCAAGATCCGACCCGGTGAGCGCGAAGGGGCGGAACCCGCGCAAGACGACGGTACCTCGGAAGCATGCGTCCGACGTCATCCAGCCTTGGTCGGTAAGTACGAGTTCTTCCCTCATGAACCCGTAGCGGATCTGCTTCTCGACCTCCGCGCGCGAGGTGTCGATCGAGCGCTCCGTCAGGCGTCTTGCCAGAGCCCGGTACACGAGCAACGCCTCGGCCCTGAGGGCGTCGCCGACCTCGACGTCACCTGGAGTGCGTTCACGGAGCTCGCGAAGCCGTTCCAAGAGTCGGGGGACGTCCGGATCGCCGGAGACGCCGAGGGCCGTGAGGACGTCGGCGCGGGTCGCCAGGGCTTGATGGATGGCGGAGTGGAGGTAGCCGGGGTTGTCGTGCCCGTAGAGGGCTTCGGCGTCCGGGGTGCGCAGCTGGAGTCTGGTCGGGGTGCGCAGGTCGCCGTCGGCGTCCTCCAGCCAGGCAGTGTCCCGCAGCTGCCACACCCACATGGCCGACGTCTCGCCCTTGACGATCCACTTGCGGTCTGCCCATGCCATCGAAACCCGCGCCTGGTCGGGACTGGTGACCGGACCGGCAAGCGTACGCAGCAGCGCGGCCGTTCGTCGGCGTCGCTCCTCTACGTTTCGCTCGGCCACGATGTTAGCCACGACGGCGACGAGATCGGCGCTGATCAGGTCATCGAGGGTGAAGTTGGCGGCTTTCTCGCTCATCGCGCGCCAGCGATCCGGGCTGCTCCACATACAGTCACGTGCCAGGCCGAGGCGTGAGTCCGCCGAGTACTGCTTGAAGTAGGAGTGGTGGTATTGACGGCGTGGTACCGGTGTCAGCCGGGGTGTGTCCGCTACGCCGAGCAGTTTGAGGAAGGCCGTCCTGCTCAGGCCGTTGCTCTGCGCGGCGGAGAGCAAAGATCGCGCATAGGAGCGGTGCACCCAGACGAGCCCGGGCGTCTTGCGGGCCGCCACTGCGAACCGGTCTCCGTCGGCACTCTCCAGCGTCGAGGAGAGGTAGGCGGCGCGGGGCTGCACTCTGGCGGGATTTTCGTTGCCCTGGTCATCGAACATGAAGCCGTTCAGCCGGATGGCCCGCCCGATGTCCGGCCCGAGTTCGTCCCTTAGCTTCTTCGGTACCTCACCAAGTGCCCGCTGCAGTGACGTAAGGCGAGCGATCTCCTCAGTCTCTCCGGCATCGGGCAGGTGCCCGCCTGACTCGCCGAGCCGAGCGACGAGCCTCAGCACGGCAGCCGTGTCGTCCCGCCGGACCAGCCATTCCTGCCTCCGCAGCCAGTCGACCACCCTCTTCGACCACTGGTTCTCCTCCCAGTAGGCAGAGTGCAGATCGAGCACGACACCCAGGTGGTCCAGCACCCCCGTGGTCTTGCCACTTCGCTCCGCGAACGCGTGCTTGTCGGCTGATGGGCGCAGCGGACGTCCGTCGGCCGTGATCACGCACGGCTTGCGCGCCAACGCGTAGGCATGGCCGACTTCCACGGCGACCGCGGCGAGCCGGATGACCCGTGTGACATCACGGTCTGCCTCGTCGAAGAGGCTGAGCGCATCAGTGACACGGACCTCTGGGCGCAGGTCCGCCGCCCCCGCCGAGCGCCAGTCCGCGAGCACCCCACGCCAGCGGTCGGCCCGGTCGCGGGAGGCAGCGGGAAAGGCGTACTGGGCGCCGGACAACCGGGTGATGTCCGCATCGTCAAGCACGCCCGACAAGGCGGCCTCTTCAGCAGCGAACTCGGCCAAGGGTGCCGCGGGCCCGCCGTCCGCGACCGGCAAGGTGAGCCCCGAGGCGAGCGACTGCCTGGCGCGTGAATGGAGTGCCGCCCGCATCGTGTCCTGCAGCCGGTCTGGTGAGGCGGCCCCGGCTGTGGAGGGTAGGGGAATGAGGTGCCAGGCAGCCGGGTCCACTCGTCCGAGTACGTCGTGGACAGCGGCCTCCCATAGGTCGGCGACCAAGGGGACGAGCTGCTGGTTCAGGCGACTGTCGGCGAAGCCCTCGCGGCTGGCGACGGGGTCGAACTGGGCGTGGACGCGGGCAGCCGCGTTCAGCGGTGCGACCGGCAGGCCGGCATGGACGCTGCCGTGCACCTGGGGCTGCAAAGGGAGCGCCACGGCGACCGGCATCGTCGTCCCAACGGCCTTGTGGTGGCGCTCCCAGCCGGGGCGCGGCGGCACCTGGGCTTCGTACACCCGCCAGACCGCGCCGTCACTCGCCGTGGCGTGTCGCACCAGCACGTCAGTGTCCGCGCCGCCGACCGGGACCCGGTGTCGTGCCGCTTCCTCCCAGGACAGGGCCAATACAGTAGTGCGCTTGCCGTCCGAGACTTCGAGTCGTTTGAGGTGCCGCAGGAAGAGCAGCGAGGCATCGCTCCAGCTCTCGAACCATTCGAAGAGATCGGAGGCGGGCAGCGCGTCCGACTCCAGAGGGATACGGAAGACCGTCCATTGGGGCCCGGAGATCTCTTCTGGTAGTTCCGGCGGAGCGACTGGTTCCAGGGCGAGATCGGCGAACCGCACGTGGAAGGGATGGCAGTGGACTTCCCATGTCGTTGCCAGTGCCCTGAGCGTTGACAGCCCGATGCCGAAACGGCCCGTGCTCTGAGCGTCGGCGGTCTTGCCACTGAGCCAGGGCATACCGAGGAGTAGGACATCGCCCATGCGCACGCTGACGCCGTCGTGGGCGATCAGCAGCGCGTCTGGATGCCACAGGAAACGCAGCTGGCTGGCCCTCGCATCGTTGGCGTTCTGTACGAACTCGGAGAGCACCTGGAGCGGGTCTGACGATAGAGTCTCGGAGCCCCGCTGAGCGCCCTCGGCCATTCTGCGGAAGACCCCCGGTCCTTCGCGCAGCCCCTGGTCGAGGAGGCGTACTGCGTGTGCTGCCTCCTCGGTACCGGACACCTCCAGCTCTGGATCCACGCGCGGATCGTCCAAAAGCCTGCGCGCCGCCGACGTGAGCGCCTCATGGTCCACGCTCGTCTCCCCCCTGTATGCCGTATGCAGGCGACAATCCTCAGGCGTGGCGTGGCCTCTCCGATCAACAACCTCCGTGATTCCGCCAACCTCCGGCCGCCTCCCCGAAGTGTCCCCGCCCGGGCCGTTGCCCGCGCTGGGGCGAGCACATCCGGTGACCAGCGTGTGAGCCCCTCTGCACCTGGGCTTGAACGCGGCGGAAACTTTTTGGCTCCCCTGCTGGTTGTCAGACCCGACTGCTAGAGCGCGTCTCTTCCAGGGGATCGTCAGTTGATCGGTGTCGGCGATCACCCGCAGGGAGCGGCGTGGCGACTACTGCACGCAGGCCCGACCCGGGGCCCGCGCCTGCGGTGGTCGACCGCCATCGAGTGACGGGACGGCTCCACCACGATGACCAGCCCGGCCCGTGCCACCTGTCGCATCACGGTTTCAGGTCGCCCGTGGGAGTGAGAAGCGTCATAAACGAGCCGAGTGGGCGTCCGGCTCGGCTGGGGGAGTGGGCTGAAAGCCAGGGCGTGCGCGGCCCGCCCAGTCGGCCCGAACCTCCCGAGTGGCGCCTTGGAATGACGATTGGTTGGGGACCAGTGTCGCTGCACGCAGGTGCACGGCACGCACATTGATGCACGTTCCACGCGGTCAAATAGCGCCACACGTCCTGATTGCGGGCCCGCTGGGGGTCAAGGGGTCGCAGGTTCAAATCCTGTCATCCCGACCGTGCGGAAACGCAGGTCGGAGGCCGTTCTCTCATCCATGGGAGAACGGCCTTTCGTGCGTCCGGAGTCGTGGTGGTCGCAGCCACGCTTGCCGGATTGGGCGGGCGGCGGGCTGTTCGGCTCCGCTGAGAACGTGGGCGATGGTGTCGACGGCTTGGTGTGCGGCCTGCTGAGTGAGGTGGCTGTAGAGGTTCGCGGTGGTCGACAGGGT is part of the Streptomyces qinzhouensis genome and harbors:
- a CDS encoding Hsp70 family protein translates to MTFGIDFGTSNSVVARWTGHGTEVIRVDSGGLPAEWNRPGFDELFPSVVSIRDVQRTLCFGWAAKCSTNTPQDAVKRMLASRPRASSEEDEGARLSVPEEHNVWLGDEPYRSTTVAASLFDQMRAGVRRNLREMDEAVVTVPANATGAARYRTRAAARLAGIKVKALINEPTAAAISYAHEYPGEGCFLVFDWGGGTIDITVLEHYDGIFDEIASRGITALGGLEFDEALVRLVLPKLGTRPEHLTRAEAFRWRRHVELTKIALSQPGTTEVLFEPPGGGRAVVIHCEEFEQAVEPLVRRALVPLEECLNDVGLSPGALDAVLMIGGTSQIPMVRREVEAALVRDVVDARLCNPMTAVARGAAITAAEIDGLVPGTTISVAASHDLGLAFQAGGRRGFATLIPRYSTLPARGSRSAMPAVRGASRVVLEIVEGDSARAADDERTFPLARIELPVPQPAADPSANLFDVDYRYDRDGILKIRAVLRHGGCEILNEELDCFGPDGTPIEQGLDRELERLLRRITEPASDSNARKAGGAQTDAEPQVEEPRPATAALVVDGRGVMTAGRTPASRRPPSYRLLTSALAVIGQRFPNRRIVTVIGTDVSEAVEHHERDLLDQAIAQGNVIAVSSTSSHAVLNVAGQLNAPVVSMENLTRFRTPYPWLAEKGRFIQIAWVDRLWLFP
- a CDS encoding sacsin N-terminal ATP-binding-like domain-containing protein, with translation MDHEALTSAARRLLDDPRVDPELEVSGTEEAAHAVRLLDQGLREGPGVFRRMAEGAQRGSETLSSDPLQVLSEFVQNANDARASQLRFLWHPDALLIAHDGVSVRMGDVLLLGMPWLSGKTADAQSTGRFGIGLSTLRALATTWEVHCHPFHVRFADLALEPVAPPELPEEISGPQWTVFRIPLESDALPASDLFEWFESWSDASLLFLRHLKRLEVSDGKRTTVLALSWEEAARHRVPVGGADTDVLVRHATASDGAVWRVYEAQVPPRPGWERHHKAVGTTMPVAVALPLQPQVHGSVHAGLPVAPLNAAARVHAQFDPVASREGFADSRLNQQLVPLVADLWEAAVHDVLGRVDPAAWHLIPLPSTAGAASPDRLQDTMRAALHSRARQSLASGLTLPVADGGPAAPLAEFAAEEAALSGVLDDADITRLSGAQYAFPAASRDRADRWRGVLADWRSAGAADLRPEVRVTDALSLFDEADRDVTRVIRLAAVAVEVGHAYALARKPCVITADGRPLRPSADKHAFAERSGKTTGVLDHLGVVLDLHSAYWEENQWSKRVVDWLRRQEWLVRRDDTAAVLRLVARLGESGGHLPDAGETEEIARLTSLQRALGEVPKKLRDELGPDIGRAIRLNGFMFDDQGNENPARVQPRAAYLSSTLESADGDRFAVAARKTPGLVWVHRSYARSLLSAAQSNGLSRTAFLKLLGVADTPRLTPVPRRQYHHSYFKQYSADSRLGLARDCMWSSPDRWRAMSEKAANFTLDDLISADLVAVVANIVAERNVEERRRRTAALLRTLAGPVTSPDQARVSMAWADRKWIVKGETSAMWVWQLRDTAWLEDADGDLRTPTRLQLRTPDAEALYGHDNPGYLHSAIHQALATRADVLTALGVSGDPDVPRLLERLRELRERTPGDVEVGDALRAEALLVYRALARRLTERSIDTSRAEVEKQIRYGFMREELVLTDQGWMTSDACFRGTVVLRGFRPFALTGSDLDPLWRVLDISEPGAEDLADVLKEIAQAGSAPDVRQQQVMLNALRRLRDRVASNDGQVQLGLRNKLRPLPLWTTAGWTKTRPVFAVDDSGLERALAERLPLWKPGGDVQQFASLLGLLRVTPLDVVGAQVVGGQDLSPDGTLTEDFRRAVVALQDLLVRDEPEVAENFTGWTWLAGLEVRLHPGLRIRLEPGGGHEPIELPINAQIDREQATVFIRSVEALSAKGGAGAAIASHFATERTRVGHRWRDVWEEDLVETVREDALSSTKQQDQEDRQRLDEQLRRREQEKPPSRPMPSAPASRPVPLRPANGVPAPRPAPDAPPAPLPSAPPPPPQSEQLAPVRHLVGATEFDKRSRKVTQTGTPPLHPGMSSRSRSARPGGSKRRPSSLPQPRPGGASPREQFAPLGYRDSDKERLVIRALRQILREQGIELEDQRGVSGLGADAFDSAGRYYEIKAHGGAVPPELTLTRAEFVRALSEGENYTLVIASHLEEGTGAPTLRLVTDPVNRFEVEPLTHVRLKSIRDTDVDSTLYEWPAEE